One Coffea arabica cultivar ET-39 chromosome 5c, Coffea Arabica ET-39 HiFi, whole genome shotgun sequence DNA window includes the following coding sequences:
- the LOC113690558 gene encoding polyphenol oxidase I, chloroplastic-like — protein MASLSTPLQSSTAYSSTSTLSSCPFSTKPSQFYLSAKRNYHQFTVSCKNNESHEQVDNLDRRDVLLGLGGLYGTSNLITNPFAMAAPIAAPEISKCRHPKDLPCGAVVTDNCCPPVPGKVIDYKLPPPPKVNRFRPAAHLVKQDYIEKLNKAVELMKALPADDPRNFTQQANVHCAYCNGAYIQSGSDQEIQVHNSWLFFPFHRWYLYFYERILGKLIGDPSFGLPFWNWDNIGGMTLPSIFQDQSSALYNQNRNQSHLPPTVVDLGYNGTDTDATDIERIKNNLAIMYRQMVTNSTTAKDFFGKEYRAGDAPSPGAGSIEAIPHIPIHRWVGDPRQPNGEDMGNFYSAGRDIVFYSHHANVDRMWTIWQQLGGKRKEVPDPDWLNSSFIFYDENAQPVCVKVGDCFSNDKMGYIYQKVDIPWVKNKPVARVTKSRVAFTSGAPQADKVFPGPLNKTVKVLVKRPKLSRSKKQKEEEEERLVVSGIEFSMDKYVKFDVFINDEDDNPNDFAKSEYVGSFAHLPHKVKGDMKVKTTQTFELTEILEDLDVEEDDALLVTLVPKSKTALTIDSIKIEVAA, from the coding sequence ATGGCATCTCTTTCAACTCCCCTTCAAAGCTCCACTGCCTACTCCTCCACCTCCACTCTGTCCTCCTGCCCTTTCTCAACCAAGCCATCACAGTTTTACCTCAGTGCCAAACGTAACTATCATCAGTTCACGGTTTCATGCAAAAACAATGAAAGCCATGAACAAGTTGACAATCTTGATAGGAGGGATGTGCTTTTGGGCTTGGGTGGCCTTTATGGCACCTCAAACCTCATCACCAACCCTTTTGCCATGGCAGCTCCTATAGCCGCCCCAGAAATCTCCAAATGCCGTCATCCGAAGGACTTACCTTGTGGAGCAGTTGTCACTGACAATTGCTGTCCGCCGGTGCCCGGCAAAGTCATTGACTACAAACTCCCTCCACCACCTAAGGTGAACCGTTTTAGGCCAGCTGCTCATTTGGTCAAGCAAGACTATATTGAAAAACTTAACAAGGCGGTCGAGCTCATGAAAGCTCTGCCAGCTGATGATCCCCGTAATTTTACCCAACAAGCAAATGTTCATTGCGCTTATTGCAACGGTGCCTACATCCAATCAGGCTCTGATCAAGAAATTCAAGTCCATAACTCGTGgctattctttccttttcataGATGGTATTTGTACTTCTATGAAAGAATCTTGGGAAAGCTAATAGGCGATCCCAGTTTTGGACTGCCCTTTTGGAACTGGGACAACATTGGTGGTATGACCCTACCGTCCATATTTCAGGACCAATCGTCAGCACTGTATAACCAAAATCGTAACCAAAGTCATCTGCCACCAACAGTCGTGGACTTGGGGTATAATGGTACGGATACAGATGCAACAGACATAGAAAGGATAAAAAACAATTTGGCAATCATGTACCGTCAAATGGTCACTAATTCCACCACTGCCAAAGATTTCTTTGGAAAGGAATAccgggccggcgatgcgcccagCCCGGGTGCAGGGTCCATCGAGGCCATTCCCCATATCCCAATCCACAGGTGGGTCGGCGATCCAAGGCAGCCAAATGGTGAAGATATGGGTAATTTCTACTCAGCTGGAAGAGATATTGTGTTCTATAGCCATCATGCAAATGTGGACCGGATGTGGACAATTTGGCAGCAATTGGGAGGTAAAAGGAAGGAGGTCCCCGATCCAGATTGGCTGAATTCTTCCTTCATTTTCTACGATGAAAATGCTCAGCCTGTCTGCGTGAAAGTTGGTGATTGTTTTAGCAATGATAAAATGGGATATATTTACCAAAAGGTGGATATTCCTTGGGTCAAGAATAAGCCCGTGGCCCGCGTGACAAAATCTAGGGTGGCTTTCACTTCCGGGGCACCACAAGCTGATAAGGTCTTCCCGGGACCCCTTAACAAGACCGTGAAAGTGTTGGTCAAGAGGCCCAAATTATCAAGAAGCAAGAAgcaaaaggaggaggaggaagagagaTTGGTGGTGTCCGGGATCGAGTTTTCCATGGACAAGTATGTTAAGtttgatgttttcattaatgatgaagatgataatCCAAACGATTTTGCTAAGTCCGAGTATGTTGGGAGCTTTGCACATTTGCCACACAAGGTTAAAGGTGACATGAAAGTTAAGACTACTCAAACCTTTGAGTTGACTGAGATTTTGGAGGACTTAGATGTTGAAGAAGACGATGCCCTGTTGGTGACTTTGGTGCCAAAGTCCAAAACTGCTCTTACCATTGATAGCATCAAGATTGAGGTTGCTGCTTGA